One region of Chryseobacterium muglaense genomic DNA includes:
- the gmd gene encoding GDP-mannose 4,6-dehydratase: protein MKVALITGVTGQDGSYLAEFLLEKGYEVHGIKRRASSFNTQRIDHIFRDLHEKDVKFKLHYGDLTDSTNLIRIIQEVQPDEIYNLGAMSHVKVSFDSPEYVANTDGIGTLRLLEAIRILGLTHKTRIYQASTSELYGGQPENKNEKGFYDENTSFYPRSPYGAAKIYAYWITVNYREAYGMYACNGILFNHESPRRGETFVTRKITMAAAKIALGLQDVLYLGNLNAQRDWGHAKDYIEAMWLMLQQDTPEDYVIATGKTTYIRDFVRITFSELGIELEFSGEAEDEVGIIKSCSNPEYQLALGKEVVKIDPNYYRPTEVDLLLGDPTKANTQLGWTPKYDVKSLCKEMIESDILLFKNL from the coding sequence ATGAAAGTAGCATTAATCACAGGAGTAACAGGACAAGATGGTTCTTATTTGGCAGAATTTCTGTTGGAAAAAGGCTATGAAGTTCATGGCATTAAAAGAAGAGCGTCCTCATTTAATACCCAAAGAATAGATCATATATTCAGAGATTTACACGAGAAAGATGTAAAATTTAAACTTCATTACGGTGACCTCACAGACTCTACTAACCTTATACGAATTATACAAGAAGTACAGCCTGATGAAATCTACAATCTGGGTGCGATGAGCCATGTAAAAGTAAGTTTTGATTCTCCTGAATATGTTGCCAACACAGATGGTATCGGTACACTGAGACTTCTTGAGGCAATACGCATTTTAGGACTTACCCATAAAACAAGAATCTACCAAGCTTCAACTTCTGAATTGTATGGTGGGCAACCCGAAAACAAGAATGAAAAAGGTTTTTATGATGAAAACACTTCTTTCTATCCACGTTCGCCTTATGGTGCCGCAAAAATATATGCTTACTGGATCACGGTAAACTATCGTGAAGCTTACGGAATGTATGCCTGTAACGGAATATTATTCAACCACGAATCTCCAAGAAGAGGAGAAACATTTGTTACTAGAAAAATTACAATGGCAGCCGCAAAAATCGCTTTAGGCTTACAAGATGTTTTATATCTTGGTAACCTTAATGCACAAAGAGATTGGGGGCATGCTAAAGATTATATAGAAGCCATGTGGCTGATGTTACAACAAGACACTCCAGAAGATTACGTAATTGCAACAGGTAAAACAACTTATATCCGAGATTTTGTAAGAATAACATTTTCAGAGTTAGGAATTGAATTGGAATTTTCGGGTGAAGCGGAAGATGAAGTTGGAATAATAAAATCATGCTCAAATCCGGAATATCAATTGGCATTAGGAAAAGAAGTTGTAAAAATAGATCCTAATTATTACCGTCCCACTGAAGTAGATCTACTCCTTGGTGATCCAACAAAAGCCAATACCCAATTGGGCTGGACTCCTAAATATGATGTAAAATCTTTATGTAAAGAAATGATAGAGAGTGATATTTTACTTTTTAAAAATCTTTAA
- a CDS encoding NAD-dependent epimerase/dehydratase family protein, which produces MIVGKGLIASLFIANDRENTVFFASGVSNSLETRVEEFLREENLIKNTITENPDKIFVYFSTCSIYDSSKTGSDYVLHKLKMEQLIKKSCKQFLILRVSNAVGKGGNPNLLMNYIVRAVKNDETINVHTKATRNLIDVDDIRHVTFDLLKNQSLNKIINVAYLKNYSIVEILEIVEKFYDKKINSNLLKSGSGYDINIPDIESYFTENNLINKETYLLGILKKYYAVM; this is translated from the coding sequence ATGATTGTAGGAAAAGGCCTTATTGCATCTTTATTTATAGCTAATGACAGAGAAAACACCGTATTCTTTGCATCTGGAGTTTCAAACTCTTTAGAAACAAGGGTTGAAGAATTTTTACGTGAAGAAAATCTTATTAAAAATACGATTACAGAAAATCCAGATAAAATATTTGTTTATTTTTCTACCTGCAGTATTTATGATTCTTCCAAAACCGGAAGTGATTATGTTCTTCATAAACTCAAAATGGAGCAACTTATTAAAAAATCATGTAAGCAGTTTTTAATACTAAGGGTAAGCAATGCAGTAGGAAAAGGCGGAAACCCCAATCTTCTCATGAATTATATTGTAAGAGCCGTTAAGAATGATGAAACAATTAACGTTCATACCAAAGCAACCCGTAATCTTATCGATGTTGATGACATCAGACATGTAACTTTTGATTTACTAAAAAATCAGTCTTTGAATAAAATTATCAATGTTGCTTATCTCAAAAATTATTCAATCGTTGAAATTTTGGAGATTGTAGAAAAATTTTACGACAAGAAAATCAACAGCAATCTTTTAAAAAGTGGTTCAGGCTATGACATTAATATACCTGATATTGAAAGTTATTTTACTGAAAATAATCTTATCAACAAGGAAACATATTTATTAGGAATATTAAAAAAATATTATGCTGTAATGTAA
- a CDS encoding glycosyltransferase family protein has translation MNRLKNYYKYLFYKYSILTNSVLKKQRKNPLSIPVIIINFNQLYYLEKLISFLLKRKFENIIIIDNQSSYPPLLEYYKRIENQITIHYLDKNLGHKVFYQKPELFNQYAKGYYFLTDADIVPNENLPENFPSTLLTILDKYFRATTKVGMALRIDDIPDFFPLKHEVLSWENQFWQSELEPQIYKASIDTTFALYKPGYFYKEQKDFIKGIRIAGLYTSIHGGWYKDMNNLTEEEEFYQKTANTSSSWNFDNSGKMNKIYTQSYK, from the coding sequence ATGAACAGGTTAAAAAATTATTACAAATATCTCTTCTATAAATACTCAATTCTTACTAATTCAGTATTAAAAAAGCAGAGAAAAAATCCTTTATCGATCCCTGTTATTATTATTAATTTTAATCAGTTATATTATTTAGAAAAGCTTATTTCTTTTTTATTGAAGAGAAAATTTGAAAATATTATTATCATTGATAATCAATCGTCTTATCCACCACTCTTAGAATATTACAAAAGAATAGAAAATCAAATAACGATACATTATCTTGATAAAAATTTAGGTCACAAAGTATTCTATCAGAAACCAGAATTGTTTAATCAATATGCCAAAGGATATTATTTTCTTACTGACGCAGATATTGTTCCGAATGAAAACCTTCCAGAAAATTTTCCGTCAACATTGTTGACTATTTTAGATAAATACTTCAGAGCGACTACAAAAGTAGGAATGGCATTAAGAATTGATGATATCCCCGATTTTTTTCCTCTAAAACATGAGGTCCTTTCGTGGGAAAATCAATTTTGGCAGTCAGAATTGGAACCACAAATTTACAAAGCATCTATTGACACTACTTTTGCGCTGTATAAACCTGGTTATTTTTACAAAGAGCAAAAAGATTTTATTAAAGGAATACGCATTGCAGGATTATATACCTCAATACACGGCGGCTGGTATAAAGACATGAATAATCTTACGGAAGAAGAAGAATTTTATCAAAAAACGGCGAACACATCAAGCTCCTGGAATTTTGATAATAGCGGAAAAATGAACAAAATTTACACTCAATCATATAAATAA
- a CDS encoding glycosyltransferase: protein MKTFAVVVIYNGMKNNWIHQCFTSLLSSSTSVEIIAVDNHSSDESVQYIKKFFPTVILLERSENLGFGGANNLGLQKALELGGDFFFLLNQDAYVETNTLEKLINTSLQHSEYAVISPIHLNGKGTKLDKSFAKSVSPYHCDDFYDDYVLSNTKKPIYESPFICAAAWLLTKKTLEIVGGFSPAFFHYGEDDNYCHRVQYFKLKIGVVPDTYIYHDREDRPASIFDEKIVSLQRQYTLWCSNPNKPTDIDRLIGQFKNKMIKYTLLGNRKEAKDSRDILKFLQNKKHSIKTAYKDSISDKTYKFIG, encoded by the coding sequence ATGAAAACTTTTGCAGTGGTAGTCATTTATAATGGGATGAAAAATAACTGGATACATCAATGTTTTACCAGTTTATTGAGTTCTTCTACATCGGTTGAGATTATAGCAGTCGACAACCATTCTAGTGATGAAAGTGTACAGTACATCAAGAAATTTTTCCCTACTGTCATACTTCTTGAACGCTCTGAAAATCTAGGCTTTGGAGGAGCAAATAATCTAGGCTTACAAAAAGCATTAGAGCTGGGTGGTGATTTTTTCTTTCTGCTTAATCAAGATGCCTATGTAGAAACAAATACCCTAGAAAAGCTAATAAATACCTCATTACAACATTCTGAATATGCAGTGATAAGTCCTATTCATTTAAATGGTAAGGGAACAAAGCTCGATAAAAGTTTTGCAAAATCTGTCTCGCCATATCATTGTGATGACTTTTATGATGATTATGTTTTAAGCAATACCAAAAAACCTATTTATGAATCTCCATTTATATGCGCCGCAGCATGGCTTTTAACCAAAAAAACGCTCGAAATTGTAGGAGGTTTCAGTCCTGCATTTTTTCATTATGGCGAAGATGATAATTACTGCCACCGAGTACAATATTTTAAATTGAAAATAGGTGTTGTTCCAGATACCTATATCTACCATGATCGTGAAGACAGACCAGCAAGTATTTTCGATGAAAAAATAGTTTCTCTTCAGCGGCAATACACACTTTGGTGCAGTAATCCTAATAAACCAACAGATATAGACCGACTTATTGGGCAGTTTAAAAATAAAATGATAAAATATACGCTATTAGGAAACCGAAAAGAAGCTAAAGATAGCAGAGATATCCTTAAATTCCTACAAAATAAAAAGCATAGCATTAAGACAGCATACAAAGATTCTATTTCAGACAAAACTTATAAATTTATTGGCTAA
- the asnB gene encoding asparagine synthase (glutamine-hydrolyzing) → MCGISGIVKKNILNDDFYREGLKNMTNSMIHRGPDDEGHEYFQNCFLGFRRLAIVDLSKDGHQPMYSSTKNECIVFNGEIYGYRDLKKEMPEYPFKSNTDTEVILSLYQKYGSETATHLNGMFSMAIWNEEKQQLFCARDRFGEKPFYYAIGKNGEFIFASEIKAILATGLVDTELNDEAIFHFLRHMYVDSQQSIYKNIKTLAPAHQLIYRNGEIEISEYWNFPKEELQISEEDAIVKFKNLVEESVEKQLIADVKVGAFLSGGLDSGTLVALSSQQHPNLTTLGFEYQGEWNEMPEARSISQKYNTNHFEVSLKDDEIPKLLVEVLKKLDEPLADTAILATYTICKEAAKNMTVVITGNAGDELFGGYKWYQKEKEILDKGKASKTLLPLYKVGSTVSEKIGFSKGQDYFLDKIFRAKFPDIISYQTEKVHNNFTKKETDLLLKSSSDYQHSYSFTMDKTNLNSAMKMDLTNIVPGDYMVKDDRIAMMHSIELRTPFLDKDLVEFCSVLPAKYKVNAQQTKIILRKAFGTLLTENILNKRKQGFGAPVEKWLKIPAMEELSSKILKNPASKIFNKLDFLQVQKNLNYNYKHWSLLVLGIWMEEH, encoded by the coding sequence ATGTGTGGAATTTCGGGTATTGTAAAAAAAAATATTTTAAATGATGATTTTTATAGAGAAGGTCTAAAAAATATGACCAATTCTATGATTCATCGCGGTCCGGATGATGAAGGACATGAGTATTTTCAAAACTGTTTTTTAGGTTTCAGAAGATTGGCAATTGTTGATCTTTCGAAAGACGGGCATCAACCCATGTATTCAAGCACAAAGAATGAATGCATCGTTTTCAACGGAGAAATATATGGTTATCGTGATTTAAAAAAAGAGATGCCTGAATATCCTTTTAAAAGTAATACAGATACAGAGGTTATTTTATCTCTTTATCAAAAATACGGCTCCGAAACAGCTACCCATCTCAACGGAATGTTTTCTATGGCAATCTGGAATGAAGAAAAGCAACAACTATTCTGTGCGAGAGACCGATTTGGTGAGAAACCTTTTTATTATGCAATAGGGAAAAACGGTGAGTTTATTTTTGCTTCAGAAATTAAAGCAATTTTAGCGACTGGTTTGGTAGATACTGAGTTAAATGATGAAGCGATATTTCATTTTCTTCGCCATATGTATGTCGATAGCCAGCAAAGTATTTATAAAAATATTAAAACATTAGCACCAGCTCATCAACTTATCTATCGAAATGGAGAAATTGAAATTTCTGAATACTGGAATTTCCCAAAAGAAGAATTGCAAATCTCTGAAGAAGACGCAATTGTTAAATTTAAAAATTTAGTTGAAGAGTCTGTCGAAAAACAATTGATTGCCGATGTGAAAGTGGGGGCATTTTTAAGTGGAGGTTTAGATTCCGGAACGTTGGTAGCGCTATCTTCTCAGCAGCATCCCAACCTTACCACTTTAGGTTTTGAATATCAGGGAGAATGGAACGAAATGCCTGAAGCAAGAAGTATTTCACAGAAATATAATACCAATCATTTTGAAGTATCTTTGAAAGATGATGAAATCCCCAAGTTATTAGTTGAGGTTTTAAAGAAGCTAGATGAGCCATTAGCAGATACTGCAATTTTGGCAACATATACCATCTGTAAAGAAGCTGCAAAAAACATGACCGTTGTAATCACAGGAAATGCTGGTGACGAGCTTTTTGGAGGGTATAAATGGTATCAGAAAGAAAAAGAAATTTTAGATAAGGGAAAGGCAAGTAAAACATTGCTTCCTTTGTATAAAGTAGGTTCTACTGTAAGTGAAAAAATAGGTTTCTCAAAAGGACAAGATTATTTTTTAGATAAAATTTTCAGAGCAAAGTTTCCGGATATTATTTCTTATCAGACAGAAAAAGTACATAATAACTTCACAAAAAAGGAAACAGATTTACTTTTAAAATCATCTTCAGATTATCAGCATTCATACAGTTTTACAATGGATAAAACCAATCTGAATAGTGCGATGAAAATGGATCTTACCAATATTGTACCTGGAGATTATATGGTAAAGGATGACCGTATTGCGATGATGCATTCTATTGAACTAAGAACTCCTTTTTTAGACAAAGATTTAGTTGAATTCTGCTCTGTACTTCCTGCGAAATATAAAGTGAATGCTCAGCAGACAAAAATTATTCTTCGAAAAGCTTTTGGAACACTGTTGACAGAGAATATTCTTAACAAAAGGAAACAAGGCTTTGGAGCTCCCGTTGAAAAATGGTTAAAAATACCTGCTATGGAAGAGCTTTCGTCAAAAATATTAAAAAACCCGGCATCAAAAATTTTCAATAAACTCGATTTTTTACAGGTTCAAAAAAACTTAAACTATAATTATAAACACTGGTCTCTGCTTGTACTAGGAATCTGGATGGAAGAGCATTGA
- a CDS encoding glycosyltransferase family 2 protein translates to MDENIKAPAISVLMPVYNGEKYLREAIESILNQTFIDFELLLINDASTDNSEEIINSYNDSRIVYIKNEQNLGLIKTLNKGLDLVKGEFIARMDQDDISNLERFAKQIALFETNPEIGVCGTLFTLFRENHEDQIIEHPESNDSIKIGLLTSCFIGHPTVMIRKKAIKNYRYDINYQAAEDYELWTRLVKITQFYNIQESLLKYRFHTSNMSVLENNTQSENSKKITGNQLKYLDIANSKENIELCRILLITASKFRYTDDEFRKLISFANKLEYQNSQKKVYSEKKFHEIINKRLIEIFNKTVDKNFSTLPFVLKNRKEIILQRSILANTKMLAKMILKK, encoded by the coding sequence ATGGATGAAAATATAAAAGCTCCCGCTATATCTGTATTAATGCCGGTTTATAACGGCGAAAAATATCTTAGAGAAGCCATTGAAAGTATTTTAAACCAAACTTTTATTGATTTTGAATTACTTTTAATCAATGACGCGTCAACTGACAATAGTGAGGAAATTATTAATTCGTATAACGATTCTCGAATCGTTTATATTAAAAATGAACAGAATTTAGGTTTAATAAAGACATTAAATAAAGGTTTAGATCTTGTAAAAGGAGAATTTATTGCGAGAATGGATCAGGATGACATTTCAAATCTTGAAAGGTTTGCAAAACAGATTGCTCTATTTGAAACTAACCCAGAAATAGGAGTTTGTGGAACTTTGTTTACGCTTTTTCGTGAAAACCATGAAGATCAAATCATAGAACATCCTGAATCTAACGATTCTATAAAAATAGGTCTTCTTACCTCATGCTTTATTGGTCACCCAACAGTAATGATCAGAAAAAAAGCAATTAAAAATTATCGATATGATATTAATTATCAGGCAGCAGAAGATTATGAATTGTGGACAAGACTCGTCAAAATAACCCAATTCTACAACATTCAGGAATCGCTTTTAAAATATCGGTTTCATACGTCTAATATGTCGGTTTTAGAAAACAATACTCAATCTGAAAATTCAAAAAAAATTACGGGAAATCAACTGAAATATCTTGATATTGCGAACAGCAAAGAAAATATAGAATTATGCCGTATTTTATTAATAACGGCTTCTAAATTCCGTTATACAGATGATGAATTTAGAAAGCTAATCAGTTTTGCAAATAAACTTGAATATCAGAATTCACAAAAAAAAGTATATTCTGAAAAAAAGTTTCATGAAATCATTAATAAAAGATTGATTGAAATTTTTAATAAAACGGTTGATAAGAATTTTTCAACGCTTCCTTTTGTTTTAAAAAACAGAAAAGAAATTATCTTGCAAAGAAGTATTCTTGCCAATACAAAAATGCTGGCAAAAATGATTTTAAAAAAATAA
- the wecB gene encoding non-hydrolyzing UDP-N-acetylglucosamine 2-epimerase, whose amino-acid sequence MAEKIAIIYGTRPEFLKVFPIINEFNRIKQNITIVNTGQHDSLLTEMEKSFGVKPDFQLSVQSLEFTNSNLIAKLINDISNLVHQENIQKIIAQGDTFTVLASSIVAFLEQRKFYHIEAGLRTSDINLPFPEEFNRRVVSLTTHVNFSPTELSKQNLLNENISEHKISLVGNTIVDMIKYVTQKEQIKIEYQDRIFITAHRRENIGQPLRNIAQAIKELAQENPVIQFDWALHPNPNTRKIILEAFENGIPENVNFTEPLSYLEAITKMAKSKIIISDSGGIQEEAPSLQKRILILREETERPEVITCKCGILVGSDIQKIKQNFNAIYHHPEEYIFKSENNPFGDGRSAEKIVQKIIE is encoded by the coding sequence ATGGCCGAAAAAATTGCAATTATTTATGGAACACGTCCAGAATTTCTGAAGGTATTTCCTATTATCAATGAGTTTAATAGAATTAAACAGAATATTACCATCGTCAACACCGGGCAGCATGATTCTCTTTTAACCGAAATGGAAAAAAGCTTCGGAGTTAAACCCGATTTCCAACTATCTGTGCAGTCTTTAGAGTTCACTAATTCTAATCTTATTGCAAAACTCATCAACGATATATCAAATCTCGTTCATCAAGAAAACATCCAAAAAATCATTGCACAAGGCGATACATTTACCGTATTAGCATCATCTATAGTGGCTTTCTTAGAACAAAGAAAATTTTATCACATTGAAGCTGGACTTCGTACGTCTGATATTAACCTACCTTTTCCGGAAGAGTTTAACAGACGTGTTGTTTCTTTGACGACTCATGTTAATTTTTCTCCCACAGAATTATCGAAGCAAAACCTTCTTAACGAAAATATCTCTGAACATAAAATTTCTTTAGTCGGTAATACTATTGTTGACATGATAAAGTATGTGACTCAAAAAGAACAGATTAAAATAGAATATCAGGATCGTATTTTTATTACCGCTCATCGAAGAGAAAATATTGGCCAGCCTTTAAGAAATATTGCTCAGGCAATAAAAGAGTTAGCTCAAGAAAATCCCGTCATTCAATTTGATTGGGCTTTGCACCCAAATCCCAATACAAGAAAGATTATTTTAGAAGCTTTTGAGAACGGTATTCCGGAAAATGTCAATTTTACAGAACCCCTCTCCTACTTGGAAGCCATCACAAAAATGGCAAAGTCTAAGATCATTATCTCAGATTCCGGAGGCATCCAGGAAGAAGCGCCAAGTTTACAAAAACGCATATTAATCTTGAGAGAAGAAACTGAGAGGCCGGAAGTTATTACTTGTAAATGCGGTATTTTGGTGGGAAGTGATATTCAAAAAATTAAACAAAACTTCAACGCAATTTATCATCATCCTGAAGAATATATTTTTAAAAGTGAAAATAATCCTTTCGGTGATGGAAGATCAGCAGAAAAAATAGTCCAAAAAATAATAGAATGA
- a CDS encoding glycosyltransferase family A protein, translating to MSNQLILDICTNMQALPLISIITTYYNSVQLGDFVKSSMNCLLNQTYSNIEFICVNDGSTDSTLDDLEYFAKQDPRIKIYTKENQRYAQYSKAYGQDMATGEFIFLFDHDDLIDFDTIEKCYQTFLAHPELDIVSPIVITKFTDGKVKNTHNIYQSDLKTFEFKKFTGFQIMKDTVGRYDNHIRGLYRKNVFKSHSYRFTEPLLNGDEIAERLILEEAKFVGSCDAVYTHYIHSDSSSKLISPKKIDFARTDYLLRKLFKEKGVYEDRRSIFEFTAYKNLVNAIKIFHHFSKNMNSEEQLLQKKRLQESYSDLDKKNVTSQFQGFAKVYNTLLLSDYLLLFTFYKYKK from the coding sequence ATGAGTAATCAATTAATTTTAGATATTTGTACAAATATGCAAGCACTACCTTTAATTTCAATTATTACAACCTATTACAATTCTGTGCAGTTAGGTGATTTTGTAAAATCTTCTATGAATTGCCTTCTGAATCAGACTTATTCAAATATTGAATTCATCTGTGTAAACGATGGTTCTACAGATTCTACATTAGATGACCTTGAATATTTTGCGAAACAAGACCCAAGAATCAAAATTTATACAAAAGAAAATCAGAGGTATGCACAATATTCTAAAGCCTACGGTCAGGATATGGCAACAGGTGAATTTATCTTCCTGTTTGACCATGATGATCTTATTGACTTTGATACGATTGAAAAATGTTATCAAACATTTCTAGCTCACCCTGAACTTGATATTGTAAGCCCAATTGTTATTACAAAATTTACTGATGGAAAAGTAAAAAACACCCACAATATTTATCAATCCGACTTAAAAACATTTGAATTTAAAAAATTTACAGGATTTCAGATAATGAAAGACACTGTAGGTAGATATGACAATCACATCAGAGGTTTGTACAGAAAAAACGTTTTTAAATCTCACTCTTATCGTTTTACAGAACCCCTTTTGAATGGTGACGAAATTGCTGAAAGACTTATTTTGGAAGAAGCGAAGTTTGTAGGAAGTTGTGATGCTGTTTATACTCATTACATACATTCTGATTCATCATCAAAACTGATTTCTCCTAAAAAAATTGATTTTGCCCGAACAGATTATTTACTTCGTAAACTATTTAAAGAAAAAGGAGTTTATGAAGACCGCCGTTCTATTTTTGAATTTACAGCATATAAAAACCTTGTTAACGCAATTAAAATTTTTCATCACTTTTCTAAGAACATGAATTCTGAAGAACAATTACTGCAGAAAAAAAGACTTCAGGAATCTTATTCTGATTTAGATAAGAAAAATGTTACTTCTCAGTTCCAAGGTTTTGCAAAGGTTTACAATACTTTATTGTTATCAGATTATTTACTGTTATTTACTTTTTATAAGTACAAAAAATAG
- a CDS encoding glycosyltransferase family 2 protein, whose product MITIFTPTYNRAYILPKLFESLQAQTSNNFEWLIVDDGSSDDTRELVEHFITKADFKITYIYQENQGKHVAINTALDKASNLYFFTVDSDDYLINNAIELIFKKLETIENSKNIIGIASPIKMVNDIDLPKNQLISDIIATPFEMKYKHQITGEFTLIYKTEVINKFRYPVFIGEKFIVESYITNRFEKDHQLLHISESIVVGEYRNDGLTMQSKNLLLNNPKGASLAFCEKANNDQIPFKERKILVKSYWDYESIFNTSFIQKLNKIKSIRLRIFMISFFFGRIFRQSFR is encoded by the coding sequence ATGATCACTATTTTCACTCCAACCTATAACCGAGCATACATCTTACCAAAATTATTTGAAAGCCTCCAAGCTCAGACTTCAAATAACTTTGAATGGCTTATTGTGGATGATGGATCTAGTGATGATACTCGAGAGCTCGTTGAGCATTTTATTACAAAAGCAGATTTTAAAATCACTTATATCTATCAGGAAAACCAAGGAAAACACGTAGCCATCAATACGGCTTTAGATAAAGCTTCAAATCTCTATTTCTTTACAGTAGATAGTGATGATTACCTGATAAACAATGCGATTGAATTGATTTTCAAAAAACTGGAGACCATTGAAAATTCAAAAAACATTATAGGAATTGCAAGCCCTATTAAAATGGTTAACGATATAGATTTACCTAAAAATCAATTAATATCAGACATTATTGCAACCCCTTTTGAGATGAAATATAAGCATCAAATTACGGGTGAATTTACATTGATATATAAAACAGAGGTTATCAATAAATTTAGATATCCCGTTTTTATAGGCGAAAAATTTATTGTAGAATCATACATTACCAATCGTTTTGAAAAAGATCATCAATTATTGCATATATCAGAATCTATCGTAGTTGGAGAATACAGGAACGATGGTTTAACAATGCAAAGTAAAAATCTACTGCTAAATAATCCTAAAGGGGCTTCTTTAGCATTTTGCGAGAAGGCTAATAACGACCAAATTCCTTTTAAAGAAAGAAAAATACTGGTGAAAAGTTATTGGGATTATGAAAGTATCTTTAATACAAGTTTTATTCAAAAGCTAAACAAAATAAAAAGTATCCGACTCAGAATTTTTATGATCTCTTTCTTCTTTGGTAGGATTTTCAGACAATCATTTCGATAA
- a CDS encoding glycosyltransferase family 32 protein: MIPKKIHYCWFGGKPKPESFYICLDSWKKNLPDYEIIEWNESNFDITCCTYVRLAAEDKKWAFVSDYARALALFQQGGIYMDIDVEVKFSLDEFLIHRAFSGFEITGSPFTALWGTEAGHPWPKKVLDFYDTKTDFDLTTNTVFVSDLLVKEYKVDANRDEYQELEDGIVIYPSTHFCLDLPKNYASHHFVGTWHERDTPNPFKDFVHAHFHLKNIVEIENGKKEIHNVINNMKMYSAEEILNQFPLRMLVKYLFKRLKP; the protein is encoded by the coding sequence ATGATTCCAAAAAAAATACACTACTGCTGGTTTGGAGGAAAGCCAAAACCAGAATCTTTTTATATTTGTCTAGATTCTTGGAAGAAAAACTTACCTGATTATGAAATTATAGAATGGAATGAGTCAAACTTTGATATCACTTGCTGCACCTATGTACGATTGGCTGCGGAAGATAAAAAATGGGCTTTTGTATCTGATTATGCAAGAGCATTAGCCTTATTTCAGCAAGGTGGAATTTACATGGATATTGATGTTGAGGTAAAATTTTCTTTAGACGAATTTTTAATTCATCGTGCTTTCTCAGGTTTTGAAATTACAGGTTCTCCATTTACTGCACTTTGGGGGACAGAAGCAGGACATCCGTGGCCAAAAAAAGTACTGGATTTTTACGATACAAAAACTGATTTTGACCTTACCACCAATACAGTTTTCGTATCTGATCTTTTGGTGAAAGAATATAAAGTAGATGCTAATCGGGACGAATACCAAGAGCTTGAAGACGGGATTGTAATTTATCCATCGACTCACTTTTGTCTTGATTTGCCTAAGAATTATGCAAGTCATCATTTCGTGGGAACATGGCACGAAAGAGATACACCAAACCCTTTTAAAGATTTTGTTCATGCTCATTTTCATTTAAAAAATATTGTAGAAATAGAAAATGGTAAAAAAGAAATACACAATGTGATCAACAATATGAAAATGTATTCTGCAGAAGAAATTCTTAATCAGTTTCCATTACGAATGCTTGTAAAATATCTTTTCAAGCGGCTGAAGCCTTAA